gacaTAGTTGGCTTTGGAAAAATGATATGTCATCTCGAACAAATGAGCATCGTTAGATTTATACGTCGAATACAGTTTAGTAGAGAATTCTTCTTAAAAATCATCCAAAATGACCAACTGTTGTACTTTGGAACAAATTCAAACGCTTGTTTTCTACGCAGAAAATTTTAGCCCCAACGAAGTTCAGGAAGTAGTCGAATGCTTTTCGTTTGAGTCGATGATCAATATTAACATATTAAACCACGAGTTACTAAGGTAAAAcaagtttacaatttttttgaactttttaattttttactcgttttcatatgttttttttgtaaataatcgTGATTTTAAGTTTTTCATACGAAATCAGTTCTTAAAAACTggtaaaaattgattattttgataaagatcgaaacgtcaatttttacctgattttctatcaaaaaattaaaacgatttttatatagaaaaacaagttttctcTTCAaagtacatatatttttattaatattgtattaattctatcgaaaatttataaatcaacTATTAATTTAGCTCTAATCAACAATTTTCTCCGTTTTGGTTGATTTCAAAGTAATTTGATAGATAGGCAACTGAAGATACTTTAAGATTTAATCGCAGTTTCTCTTTATTTTGACATGAAATGTATTTACATGTTTTAAACGTTTACATGTTATAAACGAAATATTGGGATATTAAAATTTCCTAGGgtgccaaatatttttttaattacctacgttacaataaataaaacgacataaccttaaaattacGAGATTGTTTTCCTCGATAAAACggtatttgtattaaaaatatttcaaatgattctATTGATACTCACACAAAGTTATCTATTCGAATTTAAAAAGCTGTTTATATACGAGGTTGGCACTAAAGttactttttaattattatatttgctAAATATATATCATGATAATTGAAATTAGTTCTATAAGATGTTTTCCCTTCGTTATGAAGACTTAACTGTAGACAAATATATCGAAgcaattattttaatgataaaatttgttttgataacaaatttatcgtcttcagaggttAAAATTTGGAGCTTTCATGAtacaaaattctatagattccaattgaaaacaattggaaattattttagttcatatttttataaatatataactattacaattttttctcattttttcattgacaaatgtaaaattttttctctttcatacacttttcaattgaaaatctcttttttcaatatttattaatactttttggtcttattcttttataaaaaaccaaACTTCTAATATTTGTCCTCTTTCTAATACACTTTTTTGGGGCTTTTCTATATATGTGTACAGTTTAAGGTGTCATATACATTGTGATCCAAAATATCTCTTTTTTTGCTGTGGGGATGTTCATATTTATAGCTGATCCTTCAATGCCACttcttttagaaaattcaaaatgtagCATGGCTCTAGCTGTCAAAGATctccattttccattttatacgCCTCTAGATGTAATGCTATTGAGTTCTATAGTCTTTCAAACTAGATAGAGGTTCAATCCTGCAACCTCTACATCCCAAGTGAAAGCTCTGGATGGTTTTGATTCCTCACGCTTTAAGAGAATTTTGACAAAGGTTTTGTCCCCTGCAGAATCTTCACGTTGCATCCTCTACTAAATCTATCATCTTCATGTATCAATGGAAGCAGTAATGCCCCTCAAGACTTCTGTTTTTCACTCCGTTAAGGAGTGTTCAAGATGTGGGATGTTTCTAGCAGTCAAAAATCtccattttctattttatacacCCCCAGGTGTAGTGTAGGTATAGTCATCATCTTCAGGTATCCTTTGAGGTGGTGATGTCTCAATAAGACtcctatttttcatttatttcagaaagTGTAAGGTACAGCATTGAACTAGCTATAAACATCTCTACTTTCTATTTTATAGTCCCCCAGGTGTAATGCTCTGCGGTTCCATAGTCTTTCACACTTTGAGATAATGTGGATAGATGTTTTGTCCTCTGCAAGTTTAGATATCCATTGAGGTGGTAATGTCCCAACAAGACTCCTGACTTCCACTTAACTGTCTATTGTATACACCCCCGGGGGTAGTGTTTTGGAATTTAATAGTCTCTCACTCTGATTTTATTGGATATTATTTCCCCTGTCTGAAGATGAGAACTTGGTAATCAAAACACACGCTTAACAGTGTGATTACAACAGTTCCAACAGTGtctgaatatcaccaacggttccagaaatatTAACACAAATTCTATTACAAATAATCGACTTAAGCAAGCCACGGATtaatgaaagtaaaaaaaaatatttttttaggctGCAtatcctttttttgaaacaactaATACTACACGacatattttatcgaaaaacaAAACCTATCAAACATACCATGACGTTCATATTATCTAATCTACAAATATTCAAAGATGATCACTTGCACGATATTTTAGGTTGGTTGTTAGGATTGTTAAGAGGTTTGATTCAAAAGTAAGTACAATTATTTTGCGCGATATGAACTAAAACTTGGCATAATTTATCGTCCCATTGTTATTTTCAGAGGTAAAACTTTTGAACATTTGAAAGAACTATTTCAggttaaaagagaaaaaatttttgatgtacTAGTGTCGATATTGAGATTAAAAACGTTCAATTTGAATCACGTTAGCGACTTTATGTCTATTCTGTGTGATATATTTGTAATTGATGGTTTTTTGTCCGAATCGCATTTAAgaaatttggttgatataaTTCAAGCTTTTAAAAGTTTAGGcgtaatttatgaaattgttcTCATATCTCAAATCGTTATCAAAAAGTAAGTTTATATTAACTTTATTACGTaccaaattatttaattctgtAACCTAAAATTACCGTgactttttctgtttcttgaAATCCCACTTTAagatgaaatcatttttttagaaggtgatttttaaattccaaatttGCAGACCaacgaaaaattgtttatacttTGAATGTCACTTAACCTTCAATATTCAACAATGACAGATACTACGTTCGGGTATATACATCTGCTGACAATGACAGTTCGGTATCGTTCGGCAGTCTACTTTATTTCGATGTTACTGCTCGATTCACGTTCGGTTATATACATTTTCGAATACTCGGAGTAAAATCTCTTTGCTCCTAATCTAGAAAGAGAGTTTTGTTTTGGCATTTGACGTTTCGTTTGACATTTCAATTCTTATCAATTAGCAATTTTATTCGACATTCGTgtataattatgtattttttgttgttttttgtatatataaaagctaatttgtgtattttctgacttttattattttgcgTCGTTTTTTTTCGTTATTCGTTCACATTTCAGCAATCACCATCATTAATCTGTACAACTTACGTGATAGAAATTACTCTTTGCTCGTTCTGTTCCTTGAACAACGTTACCGAACGCAACTTGACATTTACTTAGGCATTTTTTCACGACTAATACTATCACTTCCacatgttaaattttattaaaaaacttaaaaaaaaaacttttcgcatgttaattatttatagagATTACAGGGTGTGAAAtgaatcactctgtatattcatTGTAGATATCAGATATTTTCGGATGCGTTTTCGATTTGTTCCTTATGGGTTTTAACCGAAGGAATCGAAATTTTATTAGAAGTAAGTTTacgaattaattgaaaaaaattattattgtaactagaattttgttttattctagAATAACGAAGAACACATATTGTTAAAACTTTTACAAGTActcgattatattttttcaaaattcgatacGAACGAATCTCGatcatatcaaaatatcaaactaAGAGAATCGATTGAAAATAGCATCGAAATACTATGGAAAAATTCCGATATCATTTTATCGTTTTCAAATAGAGAATGTCTACGAGAAAATTCTATgagaatattttgtattgttctTTTTAAACAACCTATAAATAGTGATTGGGAAATCCGCTATGAAAATTTAACACAACTACCGGTAGATCCTTTAGAATGGGTTAATTTGGAACCGGAAACGTTTTTAAGGATTTGCTATTCAGTTTGTTCACATTTCAAGTAAGTATCTGATCGATATCTACTCGTTTGATTCAAATCGATTTACACGTCATATTATTCATAGATAACATTATTATACGGAGAGCTGGTAATCCATAGATATAGTTATGATATTACTATGTCTATGATCTAATTAttcgaattattttaatatctatgattaaactaaacaaatagaACATTCTGGAGCACGTGATTTTGACAAGTCGGACATTTTGCTTGGATAGCACACAGATTATTTATTCCCCGGTTGTTACAGTGCATATATTGTGTTTTTCGAATTGTTATTTACTATTATTTCGACAgaataaatagaattgaataTAGAGATTAAATCATAAATAAGATTGTAATCGTTTCAACACAACATTCAGCTTAGTAAAACCAATCTATGGCAATATACACAATTTTGACCCCTATGCAAAGTTTGTTAAAGGCTCTAATTTGAAAGTTCGTAAACGAGCATTTCTTCTGACTTATGACAGTTCTCTGTTGTTAAAAACGGTAGGAAATCGGTAAAATAATACGTTATTATGTTCAGTATTCACAACACACCAATAAcgaggttttttttttaataaatttgccTCAAACTAAggattgaaaattgaaaaactcgCCGATGTTTACAATCAGATTTTGTGCCATCCAGCAAAAATTGTTGAACGGTCCATTGTtctaattgaattaaattctaacctcaaattccaacgttattttgttattattttgtagAGTAATATGGCCGCcgttaaaaattgtaaacgtaATAAAATCTCTAATATATTCCTTGCAACGTTTCTCTCTAAAAACAAGtcttttgaagataatttgcTTCATTTACCCATTCGTTTTACCGGAATGCATAAACGAAATAAACGTTATTTTGGGTGAcgatattttaatacttttaacaaaaagatTTTACGAATTGGACGACGTCTTTTCCCCGCACATAAGTCAACTGAATTGGATATTATTACGAGGCGAATGTTCGTTGAAAGAAGCCGTTATTTGTTATTGGTTGAAAAATGATAACGATAAGaacgttttaataaaatgtttgatGCAATGCGAGGcgcaaaatattttaatcaaaatactaataaatcCCTTCTTAGATGACAAATCTTTATACGAAAAGTAAGTATATGTTTTTAATCcttaatatcatttatttgtctatctttttcaataaaaaaaatcacatccTACCAAATCGGGGTCATATGATGGACTTTTCAAACATAATTCACAATAACGAGGTGAAATAAGGGGGAGTGAAAAGTAAATGAAGAGAAAAGTGGATATAGAAACATATAGAAAGAAAAGGGGAATGGAAGAGGCGATAATGAGAGAGGTAGTATAAATAGGGTAAAGTGGAGGTACGGGGAAAGATAAAGAGGGTTATCGAAAAGAAAATAGTGGCATATGTGAAGTAGACAGAAAAGAGGAAATAGTGGGAGGTTGTGGAGTTATTGAAGTAGGAAGAAAAGAGATAGAGAAAATGGGGACGAGTGGAGGCGCAGATTGAAAGAAAGGGGGCAATGAAAAACGGGATAATGAGGGAGGTAGAATGAACGGGGAGTGagatgtattttttttatttgtaattgtaGGGTTGCAGATTTGGTAAAAAGTATGGGAGATTTCAATTTGAATACGCAAATAGCCAAAATGTTACCGGTGTATTCGGGCGTTCCTAAATCGTTTAGACGTCTGATGATTACCAATCCGGCAGTACCTGAAGATAAGGAACTATCGAAACGTTTGTGCAAATTTATGTCgctacatataatttttttggccGACGAATACATATTCGGTTTGGCGTGCGATTACAGTAAAAACTTGTTGACTTATCTCAAACACGACGTGGACGTGGTGAATATGTTTTGCGGAAATTACAAAACTATTTTGCTTATATTGAAACGATTGAAGAAATTCAACGAAGAAACGGCTGTCAAAACGATGGGACTTATAAAAGTCTTACTACTGATACAGGTACTTCTGATATACGTCTGTTATAAACCATCTTATTTTGTTTCTGTTATGAATATTTGGGGGGTAATTTATGATGTTCCAAAAATTTTGGGgggtaatttcaatttttttacaattattaaaaaccctgataaactgaaataaaattttcaacaatatgcAATGATATTCTTGTATGTTTGGGaggtaatttgaaattatttgttattgttgtaaAAAAGTTGGGGGGTAATTtgaaattcttttaaataataagaaaaaactttggGGGGttccaaatttattaaaaaccgtaataattttaattagaatattcTCCGATGTTTTATAACATTTCGAAAGGTTTGGGaggtaatttgaaattatttaaaaaaataagaaaaaactttgggggtaccaaatttattaaaaaccgtaataattttaaatagaatattctCCGATGttttataacattttgaaagatttgggaggtaatttgaaattatttaaaaaaataagaaaaaactttggggggtaccaaatttaaaaaaaaaccataataaTTCTAAATAGAATATTCTCCGATGttttataacattttgaaagatttgggatgtaatttgaaattatttaaaaaaataagaaaaaactttggGGGGtaccaaatttattaaaaaccgtaataattttaaatagaatattctCCGATGttttataacattttgaaaGGTTTGAGaggtaatttgaaattatttaaaaaaataagaaaaaactttggGGGGtaccaaatttattaaaaaccgtaataattttaaatagaatattctCCGATGttttataacattttgaaaGGTTTGAGaggtaatttgaaattattttaaaaaataagaaaaaactttggGGGGtaccaaatttattaaaaaccgtaataattttaaatagaatattctccgatgttttataatattttgaaagatttgggaggtaatttgaaattatttaaaaaaataagaaaaaactttggggggtatcaaatttattaaaaaccgTAATAAATCACGATCGAATGTTTTCGCGCATTGTAAAAGATTTTTGGGGTGATATTGagaatgtttttcaatttttcgcaATATCGGTTTGTTTTAAAGGTTTTTCTATCGACTTTATTTCGAAATTGGGTTAtagacatttgaaaaaatgaaattttgtagaaaCGGAATCACACCGAGGTCGATACGCCTATCGAAATAGATTTGAGTTACTTTCTCGAAGGTTCGAggaataaattggaaaaaggTTTAGACATTTTGCATCTTTTGACGtgccaaaatttatttattcgtttatCTCAAGAaagtatcaataaaattttcacgatattattttctttctgtCAAGATCCTCGACTCGCCTCAATGAGCTTTACGTGCCtcactcaaattttgaaatgcaATAATTGGTTAGTAACAACAATTTATATGTacgattattttaaaaaacttttttttattttttttctcatttttttatcaaaaaggaAGAAgggaaattttgattattttttttttgttttaatattttttatcctatttttatttcgacaatttgttttttttaataaatatgaaatattttattaaaatcaatttatttctccacaatttcttatatttttcaactaatttcttctattttctataaaacaaattatttattgatttattgatattattatatattttttaattttttcctcatatttgtatatatttttcttttttatctaggaacttttttcatttttttccttattttttattaagaaatcgatgtttttacattttcttgtatttttattttcactttttcatcGACAAATagattttcctatttttacttcaagttttcatcgaaaaattatttatttactataaaaatgattttctcgaattttttttatttttacgtattttctttcaatttttttaattaaaaaatgattttttcctctcaattttccatcgaaaaattatttatttactataaaaatgattttctcgaattttttttatttttacgtattttctttcaatttttttcattaaaaaatgattttttcctctcaattttccatcgaaaaattatttatttactataaaaatgattttctcgaattttttttatttttacgtattttctttcaatttttttcattaaaaaataattttttcctctcaattttccatcgaaaaattatttatttactataaaaatgattttctcgaatttttttttatttttacgtattttctttcaatttttttcattaaaaaatgattttttcctctcaattttccatcgaaaaattatttatttactataaaaatgattttctcgaattttttttatttttacgtattttgattcaattttgttcattaaaaaatgattttttcctctcaattttccatcgaaaaattatttatttactataaaaatgattttctcgaattttttttgatttttacgtattttctttcaatttttttcattaaaaaatgattttttcctctcaattttccatcgaaaaattatttatttactataaaaatgattttctcgaattttttttatttttacgtattttgattcaattttgttcattaaaaaatgattttttcctctcaattttccatcgaaaaattatttatttactataaaaatgattttctcgaattgttttttatttttacgtattatctttcaatttttttcattaaaaaataattttttcctctcaattttccatcgaaaaattatttatttactataaaaatgattttctcgaattttttttatttttacgtattttgattcaattttgttcattaaaaaatgattttttcctctcaattttccatcgaaaaattatttatttactataaaaatgattttctcgaattttttttgatttttacgtattttctttcaatttttttcattaaaaaataattttttcctctcaattttccatcgaaaaattatttatttactataaaaatgattttctcgaattgttttttatttttacgtattatctttcaatttttttcaataaaaaataattttttcctctcaattttccatcgaaaaattatttatttactataaaaatgattttctcgaattttttttatttttacgtattttgattcaattttgttcattaaaaaatgattttttcctctcaattttccatcgaaaaattatttatttactataaaaatgattttctcgaattttttttgatttttacgtattttctttcaatttttttcattaaaaaataattttttcctctcaattttccatcgaaaaattatttatttactataaaaatgattttctcgaattttttttgatttttacgtattttctttcaatttttttcattaaaaaatgatttttccctctcaattttccatcgaaaaattatttatttactataaaaatgattttctcgaatttttttttatttttcgtattttctttcaatttttttcattaaaaaataattttttcctctcaattttccatcgaaaaattatttatttactataaaaatgattttctcgaatttttttttatttttacgtattttctttcaatttttttcattaaaaaataattttttcctctcaattttccatcgaaaaattatttatttactataaaaatgattttctcgaatttttttttatttttacgtattttgattcaattttgttcattaaaaaatgattttttcctctcaattttccatcgaaaaattatttatttactataaaaatgattttctcgaattttttttgatttttacgtattttctttcaatttttttcattaaaaaataattttttcctctcaattttccatcgaaaaattatttatttactataaaaatgattttctcgaatttttttttatttttacgtattttctttcaatttttttcattaaaaaataattttttcctctcAATTTTCCATcgacaaattatttatttactataaaaatgattttctcgaattttttttgatttttacgtattttctttcaatttttttcattaaaaaataattttttcttctcaattttcCATCGACAAATTTGTCGCATTGTTCTATcggaaaattcatttattattttgatgaaaaaatttattttttttctcattttcctatattttttcatcgataaaaaatttagtaataaaatcaaattttcccctctgtttcgtatatttttgtctaatttttccATCAACAAATATAAAGTCGAATATCTCACTCTAAGTTTGACCTCTTCATCGACAAATATAAAATCCATCATCTCACTTTTCCGTTCAAATTTTCCATCgacaaatataaaaacttcCCTTCTTCCGATTTATTCTAATCAATTCCTCAATTACACACCCCTTTTACTAGGTTATCAACGACTGCCACCCTAAATATCTTTATCGAAACAAACTGCAGTTTGGCTGTCGATAAAGTATCTTGGCaggaatttttggaatttctaaC
The genomic region above belongs to Diorhabda carinulata isolate Delta chromosome 9, icDioCari1.1, whole genome shotgun sequence and contains:
- the LOC130897813 gene encoding uncharacterized protein LOC130897813 isoform X2; protein product: MTNCCTLEQIQTLVFYAENFSPNEVQEVVECFSFESMININILNHELLRLHILFLKQLILHDIFYRKTKPIKHTMTFILSNLQIFKDDHLHDILGWLLGLLRGLIQKYQIFSDAFSICSLWVLTEGIEILLENNEEHILLKLLQVLDYIFSKFDTNESRSYQNIKLRESIENSIEILWKNSDIILSFSNRECLRENSMRIFCIVLFKQPINSDWEIRYENLTQLPVDPLEWVNLEPETFLRICYSVCSHFKVIWPPLKIVNVIKSLIYSLQRFSLKTSLLKIICFIYPFVLPECINEINVILGDDILILLTKRFYELDDVFSPHISQLNWILLRGECSLKEAVICYWLKNDNDKNVLIKCLMQCEAQNILIKILINPFLDDKSLYEKVADLVKSMGDFNLNTQIAKMLPVYSGVPKSFRRLMITNPAVPEDKELSKRLCKFMSLHIIFLADEYIFGLACDYSKNLLTYLKHDVDVVNMFCGNYKTILLILKRLKKFNEETAVKTMGLIKVLLLIQKRNHTEVDTPIEIDLSYFLEGSRNKLEKGLDILHLLTCQNLFIRLSQESINKIFTILFSFCQDPRLASMSFTCLTQILKCNNWLSTTATLNIFIETNCSLAVDKVSWQEFLEFLTTWIKILRKRLPTDSPFYLAHTGIIRNYIKRLPGFPKKKVNHLLIMLEHLDFLKPKSTNYYSIIKKY
- the LOC130897813 gene encoding uncharacterized protein LOC130897813 isoform X1 — protein: MTNCCTLEQIQTLVFYAENFSPNEVQEVVECFSFESMININILNHELLRLHILFLKQLILHDIFYRKTKPIKHTMTFILSNLQIFKDDHLHDILGWLLGLLRGLIQKGKTFEHLKELFQVKREKIFDVLVSILRLKTFNLNHVSDFMSILCDIFVIDGFLSESHLRNLVDIIQAFKSLGVIYEIVLISQIVIKKYQIFSDAFSICSLWVLTEGIEILLENNEEHILLKLLQVLDYIFSKFDTNESRSYQNIKLRESIENSIEILWKNSDIILSFSNRECLRENSMRIFCIVLFKQPINSDWEIRYENLTQLPVDPLEWVNLEPETFLRICYSVCSHFKVIWPPLKIVNVIKSLIYSLQRFSLKTSLLKIICFIYPFVLPECINEINVILGDDILILLTKRFYELDDVFSPHISQLNWILLRGECSLKEAVICYWLKNDNDKNVLIKCLMQCEAQNILIKILINPFLDDKSLYEKVADLVKSMGDFNLNTQIAKMLPVYSGVPKSFRRLMITNPAVPEDKELSKRLCKFMSLHIIFLADEYIFGLACDYSKNLLTYLKHDVDVVNMFCGNYKTILLILKRLKKFNEETAVKTMGLIKVLLLIQKRNHTEVDTPIEIDLSYFLEGSRNKLEKGLDILHLLTCQNLFIRLSQESINKIFTILFSFCQDPRLASMSFTCLTQILKCNNWLSTTATLNIFIETNCSLAVDKVSWQEFLEFLTTWIKILRKRLPTDSPFYLAHTGIIRNYIKRLPGFPKKKVNHLLIMLEHLDFLKPKSTNYYSIIKKY
- the LOC130897813 gene encoding uncharacterized protein LOC130897813 isoform X3, which produces MTNCCTLEQIQTLVFYAENFSPNEVQEVVECFSFESMININILNHELLRYQIFSDAFSICSLWVLTEGIEILLENNEEHILLKLLQVLDYIFSKFDTNESRSYQNIKLRESIENSIEILWKNSDIILSFSNRECLRENSMRIFCIVLFKQPINSDWEIRYENLTQLPVDPLEWVNLEPETFLRICYSVCSHFKVIWPPLKIVNVIKSLIYSLQRFSLKTSLLKIICFIYPFVLPECINEINVILGDDILILLTKRFYELDDVFSPHISQLNWILLRGECSLKEAVICYWLKNDNDKNVLIKCLMQCEAQNILIKILINPFLDDKSLYEKVADLVKSMGDFNLNTQIAKMLPVYSGVPKSFRRLMITNPAVPEDKELSKRLCKFMSLHIIFLADEYIFGLACDYSKNLLTYLKHDVDVVNMFCGNYKTILLILKRLKKFNEETAVKTMGLIKVLLLIQKRNHTEVDTPIEIDLSYFLEGSRNKLEKGLDILHLLTCQNLFIRLSQESINKIFTILFSFCQDPRLASMSFTCLTQILKCNNWLSTTATLNIFIETNCSLAVDKVSWQEFLEFLTTWIKILRKRLPTDSPFYLAHTGIIRNYIKRLPGFPKKKVNHLLIMLEHLDFLKPKSTNYYSIIKKY